Within the Medicago truncatula cultivar Jemalong A17 chromosome 4, MtrunA17r5.0-ANR, whole genome shotgun sequence genome, the region ACAATGTGAGTAAAACCCATGTCCACAAATGGAGATGACCATTTGATAATCAATACAAAAGGTAAACATTCCGGAGAAACACAACAATTGTACACACCAAACATGATGGAATTATGACTTTACATATTATCCTTCAGCCAGAGACAAATAGCttgattttttataagcaaGCTTTAACGCGGTCAGTTGGACATGGCGGTTCCTCCATCTAGGTCGAAAATAGTATAAGATATATATAGAATCAGAATGGCAAAGACTACCAGGAAATGGCTACTGTCATGTCATCCTCCACGAACTACAATACGAAGAACTGAAGATCACAAAATGGAACAGGCTTTTTGCCcctttctctttgttttcttttgctttGGTGGCTGTAGAACTACTTTGATGGCCGAATCAAAAACAGCCTTCACATTCTGTATCCAAAGGTTAACATAGATAAGGTTATGGTACTCTTTAAACTCCAGAACTATCAAAgattcaaataacatatatatataccttCTGTGTTTTGGAACTACATTCAATGTAAACTGGAGCACCGATAAGTTTTCTCAGTTCCTCACCCTTCAGAAAATATAGTAAATCAAATCAGACTGATAAGCTATAAGTAAGCTGATGCCTAGTTATTAGCAAACAAAGGctaaaagacaaacaattaaataGGAAACAACGTAAAAGCAATTAACAGTATATATGCAGGAAGTATTAGCAAATAGCAAGTACCTGTGCTGTGGTGATTGGCGCCGCACCAGGATGGTCTTGAAAGAACTGGCTATCATCCCGAAGATCTACAAGACATAGATTTAGTTGCCATAAAATGGCCAAGCAAACAAATCATGACAAGTTTATAACAGAACCatcaaatatatatgtttaattaatttaagttaAACCCTATATATAGGAGTAAACACATTCCCAAAAAAAACtgtgaaaactgaaaactaTCAACAGACAGATTTCAGAACAGAAGCTGTTCATTTGTAACAGACTATTAGAAAAAGTAACTCTGACTAGTCATGAAGTCAATGACTTATTATGTCGAGCACTGGCTCCACCATGGTAACTACTCATGTACTAAGAAGTTGCACTTTTCTCCCATTTTAAAATTCTTAATACACTTCATAAGTCCAGACATTTCAAGCTTTATCAGTAACACTCGTGCAGCACTGAAATCAGCTTACACTATACTTTCCTTTTAGTTTTACATcaaacaaagataaaaaatgacaaaggctattatatattttagatgGTCTTAaatgaaaactaaaatataacaTTCCTTAAAATTCTTGGTTATATCTGAACCAATTGTTGGTTTAAGTCGTAACTGAGGTAAGCATGGAATCGAAGACAGGAAAGAATGGCTGTCTCTGAATCTGTACTGAATCAAAAGCCAAGCCATCAAGGGCAAGATACAACTGCAGTAACTCCAGATTCAAGAGTTTAGCCGAGCAGCACTTATTAAAGAATGggtttaattaataaataattaacttCGCGCACATTAAAACAATGAGATACATAGCATGAATAAAAGAAAGCTATCAATATGGTCATTAAATGAAGAAACTTCACAAAATCAAAGAACTGTTAATGTGCTTCTCTGTCATAAAAGGAGCACATCAAATGAGTAAACAAATTTAGAGAAGGAAATGAAGGAGCAAGAATCTAACCAAGTTTTGTTCCAACGAGAATAATTGGAACACCAGGAGCATAATGCCTCAACTCAGGAATCCACTAGAAAAGGAGGAAGGAGAAAATTAGTCCAGTGTAGAAgggaacaaaataaaaatgaaaacaataataCCAAGCTTACTTTTTTGGCAATATTTTCATAGCTGGCCTTGCTTATGAGAGAAAAAGCAAGCAGGAAAACATCTGCTCCACGATAGCTTAAGGGTCTTAATCTATTGTAATCTTCTTGGCCTGTTCCATAAGTTTGAATTAGATCAATGACTAGAAAATCTTAAATAACAAGATGAATTAGGTATATAGCAATGATGCTAAATGTACCAGCAGTATCCCACAACCCGAGATTTATAGTGCTCCCATCCACAACTACATTTGCACTGAAATTGTCAAAGACAGTCGGCACATAGTCCTGTTGACAATGAATCATTGCAGAGAAATAAAACATGTTACAATTACAGATTACTAAATCCAAAATCATCCTCATATATCAATCAATTGTAAGTCAAACAGCATTAATCTTTTTGAAGATTATTGCAtcaattcaaaaacaacaaaaggacCAAAGTCCTAATGTTAAGTCATCATCATCTTTCAGTCAATTGTCAAGTCAAACAGCAGTAATCTTTTTGAAGATCATTGCATCAATTCAGAAACAAAAAAGGATCAAAGTCCTAATATCCTAAAATATAGCAATATCATCATAACATTTTACTTGGAGGAATTATGATACCTCCATAAAGTCATAGCAAAACAGAAATGCAGCAATTgagaatcaaatcaaaatcaacattaaaaaTTCAATCAGAATATTTCCCTTTTCCACTTTTCACCCAAATCCAACAAATATCCCAAAAAATGAATCAAGACACCAAATCAAAGGATCAAACAATGAATCAAGAAAATCatagaaaccaaaaaaagaaaccaaaaattgaattttgataaataaaaaagccaacccatttcttatttttcacttaatttcaaaaatcagcAACATAGAACTTGAATAGCACATAAAAATTGAACCTTTATGAAGAAACAAAGAGAATTACTAACCGTAGGGAAAGTGTTGCTGGTGTAGGAGATAAGCAAACAAGTCTTTCCAACGGCACCATCACCAACAGTGACACACTTGATGAACCTGGAACCACTCATTTCAGAACCTAATTATTCAAGTTTGTTGTGTTTCTTTGAGGTATAAACCCTAATTATTCACGTGTCAATGTTGTTGTGTGTTTGAGTTTGAAATTGGTAACTGTTCAAGAATAATCggtgatgaagatgaaataGGGGGGTGAGGGTttgagaaaaaaaggaagaaaaattgaatttttaggtACAGGGGGCTGATTCTGCTTGATGTAGTAGAGCCAGCTTTTGCCAGCTAGATTATATTTTGGTTATGTTATTTTgcaacaattttcatattttttgtttttttattaaataaagtttaaatgaactaaattttgaaagggttaattaagtttttagtccctataaatattcacagttttgtttttagtccctacaaaataaaatcacactttttagttcctgtgacattttccttaagcattttagggactaaaaatgctgatggaaaaattttatagggactaaaaagtttatgaaaaattttataaggactaaaaatgttgatggaaaattttataaggactaaaaagtgtgattttattttttagggactaaaaacaaaattctaaatatttatagggactaaaaacttaattaacccatttTAAAAACTATTGATAATAAGGTATGCACCCAAATTCAAAGAAAGTTGATAGATGTGTTTAAGGATCATCAACTATAAAGATTATCATTGAATCCACGATCTTAGAAAGAGatacacaaaaaataagtttcttataaaaaacaaaaaaataagttgtggTCCCaccattattaattatttttttactttttgttagATTGGACGTCATTATTGAAGTTCGAACTCCAATACCTCCACTTATATGTATGAGTTTACgataattttgtcatttcatctatcaaaaaata harbors:
- the LOC11445417 gene encoding rac-like GTP-binding protein RAC1 — protein: MSGSRFIKCVTVGDGAVGKTCLLISYTSNTFPTDYVPTVFDNFSANVVVDGSTINLGLWDTAGQEDYNRLRPLSYRGADVFLLAFSLISKASYENIAKKWIPELRHYAPGVPIILVGTKLDLRDDSQFFQDHPGAAPITTAQGEELRKLIGAPVYIECSSKTQKNVKAVFDSAIKVVLQPPKQKKTKRKGQKACSIL